A single uncultured Acetobacterium sp. DNA region contains:
- a CDS encoding response regulator transcription factor yields MFSILICEDDNHIRRLFRDTLEKEGYSIFEAIDGVMALEELEKNHIDLLITDVMMPHMDGHALTQTLREGGFELPILMITARESIDDKKTGFKAGTDDYMVKPVDMDEMLLRVFALLRRSKIANERRLVVGKTILDYEALTLGIGAETITLPKKEFLLLFKLLSAPNRIFTRAQIMDEIWGYESESDHRTVDVHIKRLREKLENSQDFEIVTVKGLGYKARVL; encoded by the coding sequence ATGTTCAGTATTTTGATTTGCGAGGATGACAATCACATTCGTCGACTGTTTCGGGATACCCTGGAAAAAGAAGGCTATTCGATTTTTGAGGCGATTGATGGTGTTATGGCCCTGGAAGAGCTGGAAAAGAACCATATTGATCTGTTAATCACCGATGTGATGATGCCGCATATGGACGGACATGCCCTGACCCAGACGTTGAGAGAAGGTGGCTTTGAGCTACCGATTCTGATGATTACTGCCCGAGAAAGCATTGACGATAAAAAAACGGGCTTCAAAGCTGGCACCGATGACTATATGGTCAAGCCGGTAGACATGGATGAAATGTTGCTCCGGGTCTTTGCCTTATTGCGGCGGTCAAAAATTGCCAATGAGCGGCGGCTGGTGGTGGGAAAAACGATCCTGGATTATGAAGCCTTGACATTAGGTATCGGCGCTGAGACCATCACATTACCCAAAAAAGAGTTTCTGCTGCTGTTTAAACTGTTGTCAGCGCCCAACCGAATTTTTACCCGGGCGCAAATTATGGATGAAATCTGGGGATACGAAAGTGAAAGTGATCATCGCACGGTAGATGTTCATATCAAACGGTTAAGAGAAAAACTGGAAAATAGCCAGGATTTTGAAATCGTCACCGTCAAAGGCCTGGGCTATAAAGCCCGGGTTTTATAG